The Anaerotignum propionicum DSM 1682 sequence AAAGGACAATTCTTTTCGCAAATTTTACATGCAATACAACCAACGGAGCAAACCTGCATAACGTTTTTGCCAATGTCCTTGGAGGAACACTGAACTTTAATTTTGTTTTTTGCAGGAAGCATCTCAATGATATGCTTAGGGCATGTGGATACACATTTACCACAAGCAACACATTTGTCTTTATCAATCACAGCAATACCATCTTGAATCTCGATTGCGTCAAAAGCACAAGCTTTTTTGCAGCTTCCAAGACCTAAGCAGGCATAAGAGCAGCTTCTTGCACCACCGGAAGCCAGCTGAACCGCCATGTTACAATCGTCAATACCGAAGTATTCATATTTATCTTTTGCTTTTTCGCATGTGCCGCCGCATTTAACGAAAGCAGCAATGGGTACGGAAGTGGAAGCCTCAACACCCATAATTGCACCTACTTTTTCAGCAACAGCAGCACCACCAACGGGACAACCGTTTACAGGTGCGTTTCCAGCAGCAATTGCACTTGCAAGACCGCCACAGCCGGGGAACCCACAGCCGCCACAGTTTGCGCCGGGGAGAACCTCTAAAATTTGAGTGATTTTAGGATCCTCTTCTACTTTGAAAACCTCACCGGCGATGCCAAGGCCTGCGCCAAAAACTACACCAAGTCCACCGATACTAAGGACCGGATACATAATATTTAATATGTCCATTTTTGTCACCCTCCCTGCATTAAAGTTTGATCAAGCCGGAGAAGCCTAAGAATGCAATGGACATAAGGCCTGCTGTAAGCAGTGCCAAAGGGAATCCATCAAAGGCCTTCGGTGTATCATTGTCTGCGATTCTTTCACGAATACCTGCAAACAGAACAATCGCCAAAGCGAAGCCTGTTGCACCACCAAAACCGTTTAATACGGATTCGATGAAGTTATAATTCTTCTGCATGTTCAAAACGGCAACACCCAATACTGCACAGTTTGTTGTAATCAAAGGAAGGAATACGCCCAGTGCTTGATACAGCGCAGGTGCAGCTTTCTTTAAGAACATTTCAACGAACTGTACTAAGGATGCGATAACCAAAATGAACGCAATGTTATACAAATATGTGATGTTCAAAGGCACCAAAATCAGGGCATAAACAAGCCATGCTGCTGCTGCTGCCAAGGACATAACGAAGATAACGGCTACACCCATGCCTACTGCTGTTTCAATTTTTCTAGAAACACCGAGGAAGGGGCAGATACCTAAGAATTGAGATAATACGTAGTTGTTTACGAAAATCCCGGCTAAAACTAATAATACTAGATTCATTTAATTTCCCCTCCTTCTCAAGCTTTTTTCTTGTTTCTGAAATGATTTAAAGCAGCCATCAGACAGCCCAATGTAAAGAAAGCACCGGGAGCCATAACGAACAGTAATGTTCTGGGGAATGCTGCGGGAAGTACAGTGTAATCAAATAATGTGCCTGCACCGATGAATTCACGAACCAAGCCCAAAACACCTAAAGCAACTGTGAAACCAAGACCCATACCGATACCATCAAAGATAGCGGAAACCGGACCATTTTTGAAAGCAAATGCTTCTGCTCTTGCCAAGATGAGGCAGTTAACTACGATCAGAGGGATATAGAGACCCAAGGATGCGTTAAGGGCAGGAAGGTAAGCTTTCAGTAAGAACTCAATGATTGTAACGAATGTAGCGATAACTACGATAAAGCATGGAATTCTAACTTTATCGGGAATAATCTTTCTCAACAGAGAGATAAAAAGGTTTGCGAAAATCAAAACCGCTGCAGTGGAAAGACCCATACCGATACCGTTAATAGCAGAGCTAGTTACAGCCAAAGTAGGACACATACCGATAACCTGCACAAAGGTAGGGTTTTCGTCAATCAAACCATTTTTAATTAATTTCAATGGGTTAGCCATTAATAAGCACCTCCGTTCGCAGCAAACCATTCCAAAGCGTCATTTGCACCGCTTGTAACGGCTCTGGAAGTGATTGTGGAGCTAGTAATAGGAACAACTTCGCCGCCATCCTTTGTTACAGCTAGTGTACCGGACATACCTGTAAACTGCTCATAGAAGGAAGGATCGGTTGATTTTGCACCTAAACCGGGTGTTTCGGCATGTTTTGTAACACGCAGACCGGTGATTACGCCGTCTGCATCAATACCAACCATTGTATTTACAGCACCGCCAAAGCCGCCAGGCTCAGTAGTGATAACAAAGCCGCCGTTGTCTGCTTTATATACAGCAGTCAAGGAACCTGTTAATTCTGCATCTTCAATTTGCTCAAAAGAGCTTGCATCGGGCATAACTGCCTTCATGGAAGCTGCTCTTGTTTGTTCTTCCTGCAATCTGATGGGTTCTGCAGTAATGGACTGAACCGCACCCAAAGCTGCCGCTGCAACGCCGGCGATAATCAGCAATACTATAGCAGGTCTTATGATCTCTTTTCCGTTCATGCTTTTTTCGCCTCCTTTACTTTAGGCAGTGCACCAAAGATAGTAGGCTCTGTAAGTCTTTCAATCAGGGGCACAGTAAGGTTCATAATCAGGATCGAGTAGGATACACCTTCAGGGTAACCGCCAAAAATTCTGATTAATGTTGTCAACAAACCACAGCCAAGGGCGAATATAATCTGTCCCCTAGATGTTACAGGAGAGGATGCATAATCGGTTGCCATAAAGAATGCACCTAACATCAAACCGCCTGCAAAAATTTCGTAAACAGGAACACGCAGACCTTTTCTGCCGATTAATGCGGTCAGAACAAAAACGGTTGCGATATAAATTACAGGAACTTTCCAGTTGATTACATGCTTTGCAATCAGATAAACACCACCGATAATCAAAGCGATGGCACAGGTTTCACCCAGACAGCCGCCTACGTTACCAACCAATACATCTGTAAAGCTTGCATCGGGCATTACGCCGCCCTTCAGCTGCGCTAAAGGTGTTGCAACTGCAACAGCATCTACACCGAAGTTACCGGAGGATGTCCAAGAGGTCATTTCGGTAGGGTAGGATGCCAATAAGAAAGCTCTGCCGGCAAGGGCAGGGTTAATAAAGTTCTGCCCCAAACCACCGAAAAGCTGTTTTGCAAAGATAATTGCAAATGCACTACCAACAATAGCAACCCAAACAGGTGCAGCTGCGGGTAAGTTCATTGCCAAAAGTAAACCTGTTACAACAGCACTCAAATCGCTGATTGTAATGGGTTTTTTCATTAATTTTTGATAAAGCCATTCAAAGAAAACAGCAGATACAATGGCAGCAACCATCAGCATCAGTGCTCTCAAACCGAAATAATAAATGCCCATCACGGAAGCAGGAACCAAAGCAATGATTACATCACGCATGATGCTCTGGATAGATTCCTTAGAACGTACGTGAGGGGTACCGGATACTACAAAATTAGCCATGTTTTATTCTCCCCCTTCTCAGTTCTTTTCAGCTTTCGCTTTTGCCTCTGCTTCAGCTTTCGCTCTTGCAGCTGCAGCCGCGGCCGCTTTTTTACCTGCTTCAATTTTCTTCACTGCACGAATGGACTGGGCAAGCTGACGCTTTGCAGGGCATTCATAGGAGCAGCTGCCGCACTCGATACAATCCAAGCCGTGGTGGGCAACAAAAGCGTCGCCGTCACCCTTGAGCGCCAAGAAATTCAGCATGAAGGGCATAAGTCCCATTGGACAGTGGTCAACACACTTACCGCAGCGAATGCAGTTTCTTTCTTCGGGAATGAATGCTTCTTCTTTTGTGAAGCAAAGCAAACCTGAAGTTGTTTTTACGGATGCTACATCTAAAGTATAAAGAGAAGGACCCATCATAGGACCACCGGCAATCAGCT is a genomic window containing:
- a CDS encoding RnfABCDGE type electron transport complex subunit B, with the translated sequence MDILNIMYPVLSIGGLGVVFGAGLGIAGEVFKVEEDPKITQILEVLPGANCGGCGFPGCGGLASAIAAGNAPVNGCPVGGAAVAEKVGAIMGVEASTSVPIAAFVKCGGTCEKAKDKYEYFGIDDCNMAVQLASGGARSCSYACLGLGSCKKACAFDAIEIQDGIAVIDKDKCVACGKCVSTCPKHIIEMLPAKNKIKVQCSSKDIGKNVMQVCSVGCIACKICEKNCPFDAIHVIDNLAVIDYDKCKACGICANKCPKGTITGKKPVPPAQAAPKAEAPKTEAPKEEAPAKEEAKAE
- the rsxA gene encoding electron transport complex subunit RsxA, giving the protein MNLVLLVLAGIFVNNYVLSQFLGICPFLGVSRKIETAVGMGVAVIFVMSLAAAAAWLVYALILVPLNITYLYNIAFILVIASLVQFVEMFLKKAAPALYQALGVFLPLITTNCAVLGVAVLNMQKNYNFIESVLNGFGGATGFALAIVLFAGIRERIADNDTPKAFDGFPLALLTAGLMSIAFLGFSGLIKL
- the rsxE gene encoding electron transport complex subunit RsxE, which encodes MANPLKLIKNGLIDENPTFVQVIGMCPTLAVTSSAINGIGMGLSTAAVLIFANLFISLLRKIIPDKVRIPCFIVVIATFVTIIEFLLKAYLPALNASLGLYIPLIVVNCLILARAEAFAFKNGPVSAIFDGIGMGLGFTVALGVLGLVREFIGAGTLFDYTVLPAAFPRTLLFVMAPGAFFTLGCLMAALNHFRNKKKA
- a CDS encoding RnfABCDGE type electron transport complex subunit G gives rise to the protein MNGKEIIRPAIVLLIIAGVAAAALGAVQSITAEPIRLQEEQTRAASMKAVMPDASSFEQIEDAELTGSLTAVYKADNGGFVITTEPGGFGGAVNTMVGIDADGVITGLRVTKHAETPGLGAKSTDPSFYEQFTGMSGTLAVTKDGGEVVPITSSTITSRAVTSGANDALEWFAANGGAY
- a CDS encoding RnfABCDGE type electron transport complex subunit D → MANFVVSGTPHVRSKESIQSIMRDVIIALVPASVMGIYYFGLRALMLMVAAIVSAVFFEWLYQKLMKKPITISDLSAVVTGLLLAMNLPAAAPVWVAIVGSAFAIIFAKQLFGGLGQNFINPALAGRAFLLASYPTEMTSWTSSGNFGVDAVAVATPLAQLKGGVMPDASFTDVLVGNVGGCLGETCAIALIIGGVYLIAKHVINWKVPVIYIATVFVLTALIGRKGLRVPVYEIFAGGLMLGAFFMATDYASSPVTSRGQIIFALGCGLLTTLIRIFGGYPEGVSYSILIMNLTVPLIERLTEPTIFGALPKVKEAKKA